Proteins encoded within one genomic window of Cellulomonas flavigena DSM 20109:
- a CDS encoding glycosyltransferase, whose product MPAFVFVTRKFPPSVGGMETLASDVWAMLRAGSDGARLVAHGGSTAGLPVFWLRAARAVLRAARRPGDVVVTGDVLMYLLLLPFARAAGLRLVTMAHGKDVVWGFPPYRWCVRRALRHAPMVLCNSAATAEQVRRAGVAADRVHVLRLGVEVPARTAADVTRARQELRDELGVAPGTHVLATVGRLVRRKGVAWFVREVLPRLEGDWVYVVAGAGPDEQAVRTAARDTGLEDRVRLLGRVPDAQRERVMAGCDVFVQPNVPVRDDMEGFGLVAVEAAVRGALVVAADLEGLQDAVADGVTGLLVPSGDAEAWRAALTDVLTDPGRAARAEAFARSCADRYDRVRMGEEMVRLLATAPVRSRPTTTERVTLGDYVTSAGDYAIYSLHVATYEWVARLVADKEVLDLGCGTGYGSRLLRERGARRVVGVDVSGEAVERATADEALAGLEFRQILPTDREPLPFPDDSFDLVCSIQVIEHVTDVDGYLREVRRVLRPGGAFVCVTPDREHRLFPRQRPWNEFHVHEYDPAELGRLLGARFGPVNVQGMTGPRRLLDHELRRYRWTRLLLYPVTFPGVPEPLRLAGLRLAKRIAPHRAGSAPEGTRAFGFDWTDVVVAPDARPSVNIVVVAGALPSVG is encoded by the coding sequence ATGCCCGCGTTCGTGTTCGTGACACGCAAGTTCCCGCCGTCGGTCGGGGGGATGGAGACGCTCGCGTCGGACGTCTGGGCGATGCTCCGGGCCGGCAGCGACGGCGCGCGCCTCGTCGCCCACGGTGGCTCCACCGCCGGGCTCCCGGTCTTCTGGCTGCGCGCCGCTCGCGCCGTGCTGCGCGCGGCGCGGCGGCCCGGTGACGTCGTCGTCACCGGTGACGTGCTCATGTACCTCCTGCTCCTGCCGTTCGCGCGGGCCGCGGGCCTGCGGCTCGTCACGATGGCGCACGGCAAGGACGTGGTCTGGGGCTTCCCGCCGTACCGCTGGTGCGTGCGCCGGGCGCTGCGACACGCCCCGATGGTGCTCTGCAACAGCGCCGCCACCGCCGAGCAGGTGCGCAGGGCAGGTGTCGCGGCCGACCGCGTGCACGTGCTGCGCCTGGGCGTGGAGGTCCCCGCGCGCACGGCGGCGGACGTGACCCGGGCGCGCCAGGAGCTGCGCGACGAGCTGGGCGTCGCGCCCGGCACCCACGTGCTGGCGACCGTCGGCCGGCTCGTCCGGCGCAAGGGTGTCGCGTGGTTCGTGCGGGAGGTGCTGCCCCGTCTGGAGGGCGACTGGGTGTACGTCGTCGCGGGCGCCGGCCCCGACGAGCAGGCCGTGCGCACCGCCGCGCGCGACACCGGGCTCGAGGACCGCGTCCGCCTGCTCGGCCGCGTCCCCGACGCGCAGCGTGAGCGCGTGATGGCCGGGTGCGACGTCTTCGTCCAGCCCAACGTCCCGGTGCGCGACGACATGGAGGGCTTCGGGCTCGTGGCCGTCGAAGCCGCGGTGCGCGGTGCGCTCGTGGTCGCGGCGGACCTCGAGGGACTGCAGGACGCGGTGGCGGACGGCGTCACCGGCCTGCTCGTCCCGAGCGGGGACGCCGAGGCGTGGCGCGCCGCGCTGACGGACGTCCTGACGGACCCGGGGCGTGCCGCGCGGGCTGAGGCGTTCGCGCGCAGCTGCGCGGACCGCTACGACCGCGTCCGCATGGGCGAGGAGATGGTCCGGCTGCTGGCGACCGCGCCCGTGCGCAGCCGCCCCACCACCACGGAACGCGTCACGCTGGGCGACTACGTGACCAGCGCCGGCGACTACGCGATCTACTCGCTGCACGTCGCGACCTACGAGTGGGTGGCGCGGCTCGTGGCGGACAAGGAGGTCCTGGACCTCGGCTGCGGCACGGGCTACGGCTCGCGCCTGCTGCGGGAGCGCGGTGCCCGCCGGGTCGTCGGCGTGGACGTCTCGGGCGAGGCGGTCGAGCGTGCGACCGCCGACGAGGCGCTGGCGGGCCTGGAGTTCCGGCAGATCCTCCCGACCGACCGGGAGCCCCTGCCGTTCCCCGACGACTCGTTCGACCTCGTCTGCTCGATCCAGGTGATCGAGCACGTGACCGACGTCGACGGCTACCTGCGCGAGGTGCGCCGCGTCCTGCGGCCCGGCGGCGCGTTCGTCTGCGTCACGCCCGACCGGGAGCACCGGTTGTTCCCGCGCCAGCGTCCGTGGAACGAGTTCCACGTGCACGAGTACGACCCCGCGGAGCTGGGCCGCCTGCTCGGGGCACGCTTCGGTCCCGTGAACGTGCAGGGGATGACGGGACCGCGTCGGCTCCTCGACCACGAGCTGCGCCGCTACCGGTGGACCCGTCTGCTGCTGTACCCCGTGACGTTCCCCGGTGTCCCGGAGCCGCTGCGGCTCGCGGGCCTGCGGCTGGCGAAGCGGATCGCACCGCACCGGGCCGGGTCGGCGCCCGAGGGGACGCGCGCGTTCGGGTTCGACTGGACCGACGTGGTCGTCGCCCCGGACGCCCGACCCAGCGTCAACATCGTGGTCGTGGCCGGCGCCCTGCCGTCGGTCGGCTGA
- a CDS encoding glycosyltransferase family 2 protein, which produces MSAVSDAPEPRVLVVLPAWNESESLPGVLAEIREHLPGVGVLVVDDGSHDGTAAVARSLGVDVLELPFNLGVGGAMRAGFRYALEQGYPMVVQVDADGQHDPRDVPRIVERLAHSDVVIGARFAGTGSYEARGPRRWAMNVLAGVLSRVASTRLTDTTSGFRGAGPRAVELFARHYPAEYLGDTVESLVLASRNGLRIEQIGVSMRERSAGRPSQSPLKASVYLARACLALVISLVRRRERITPQEATVV; this is translated from the coding sequence GTGTCGGCCGTGTCCGACGCCCCTGAACCACGCGTGCTCGTGGTCCTTCCCGCCTGGAACGAGAGCGAGTCGCTGCCCGGCGTGCTCGCGGAGATCCGGGAGCACCTGCCCGGCGTCGGCGTGCTCGTCGTCGACGACGGGTCGCACGACGGGACCGCGGCCGTCGCCCGCTCGCTGGGCGTCGACGTGCTCGAGCTGCCGTTCAACCTGGGCGTCGGCGGCGCGATGCGTGCCGGCTTCCGCTACGCCCTCGAGCAGGGCTACCCGATGGTCGTCCAGGTCGACGCCGACGGTCAGCACGACCCGCGCGACGTGCCGCGGATCGTCGAGCGGCTCGCGCACTCCGACGTCGTCATCGGCGCCCGGTTCGCGGGCACCGGCTCCTACGAGGCGCGGGGACCGCGGCGCTGGGCGATGAACGTGCTGGCCGGCGTGCTCAGCCGCGTCGCCTCGACGAGGCTCACCGACACCACCTCGGGGTTCCGCGGTGCAGGTCCGCGCGCGGTCGAGCTGTTCGCACGGCACTACCCGGCGGAGTACCTCGGGGACACGGTGGAGTCGCTCGTCCTGGCGTCGCGCAACGGCCTGCGGATCGAGCAGATCGGCGTGTCGATGCGCGAGCGGTCGGCGGGCCGGCCGTCGCAGAGCCCGCTCAAGGCGTCCGTCTACCTCGCGCGGGCGTGCCTGGCGCTCGTCATCTCCCTCGTCCGCCGCCGCGAGCGGATCACGCCGCAGGAGGCGACTGTCGTATGA
- a CDS encoding DUF2142 domain-containing protein, protein MSRSHTTGPATDDPAGTPARRARVVWSAVAALLVALGWCWSLATPMMSSPDEPSHVVRAAGVARGQVSLPTADALVDTAEPGVAGLVRLPSDYAASVTLPNCFAFQPDQPASCQQDLPEPGAPVDARTYAGQYPPLYYALVGWPSLLLPASGGLVAMRLVSALLTGLLVTWGLYRLHRVEGNRAGVWGAAVALTPMCFFLGATVNPAGFEISAAFAFWAACLAVVLGRGPVTTGALVQAVVAGALLVNTRSTGPVWALAIVVVALVAAPAGRWRDIVAHPRFRWLVAATAAASAVAVGWLVTHPAVVTTKDLHPGFADPRTVALSVVGKGSEYLLNMIGDYGWLDAPSPPVTFVAWYAMAGAVLLLAFAAARPTRRRVALLLLVLGVAGAPLALQVPTAVDTGLIWQGRYALPVAVGVPLLAALVVGVDRRPEGELLRRVARGALPVVLVGHVAAFYWASRRYAEGLEGDVLTFHPDWTSPIGYLTGTALYAAVVGALTWLAWRSYRPVDDTPAAPGPASAAARRSTSDAATAAAAAEPAPATTD, encoded by the coding sequence ATGTCCCGCAGTCACACCACCGGCCCCGCCACCGACGACCCGGCCGGCACCCCGGCCCGCCGCGCCCGGGTCGTGTGGTCCGCCGTCGCGGCCCTGCTGGTCGCGCTGGGATGGTGCTGGTCGCTCGCCACGCCCATGATGTCGTCGCCCGACGAACCCAGCCACGTCGTGCGCGCCGCCGGGGTCGCCCGGGGTCAGGTCTCGCTGCCGACGGCCGATGCGCTCGTCGACACCGCGGAGCCCGGCGTGGCCGGACTCGTGCGGCTGCCCTCGGACTACGCCGCGTCGGTCACGCTGCCCAACTGCTTCGCGTTCCAGCCGGACCAGCCCGCGTCGTGCCAGCAGGACCTCCCGGAGCCGGGTGCGCCGGTCGACGCCCGCACCTACGCCGGGCAGTACCCACCGCTGTACTACGCGCTCGTGGGGTGGCCCTCCCTGCTGCTGCCCGCGTCGGGCGGGCTGGTCGCGATGCGCCTCGTGAGTGCGCTGCTGACGGGCCTGCTGGTGACCTGGGGGCTCTACCGCCTGCACCGCGTGGAGGGCAACCGGGCCGGCGTGTGGGGCGCGGCGGTCGCCCTGACGCCGATGTGCTTCTTCCTCGGCGCGACCGTCAACCCCGCAGGCTTCGAGATCAGCGCGGCGTTCGCCTTCTGGGCCGCGTGCCTCGCGGTGGTGCTGGGCCGCGGGCCCGTCACGACAGGAGCGCTCGTGCAGGCCGTCGTCGCGGGCGCGCTGCTCGTCAACACGCGCTCGACGGGGCCCGTGTGGGCGCTCGCGATCGTCGTCGTCGCGCTCGTCGCCGCCCCCGCCGGCAGGTGGCGCGACATCGTCGCCCACCCGCGCTTCCGGTGGCTCGTGGCGGCGACGGCCGCCGCGAGCGCCGTCGCCGTCGGTTGGCTCGTCACGCACCCGGCCGTCGTCACCACGAAGGACCTCCACCCGGGCTTCGCCGACCCCCGCACCGTCGCGCTGTCGGTCGTCGGCAAGGGCTCGGAGTACCTCCTCAACATGATCGGCGACTACGGCTGGCTCGACGCGCCGTCGCCGCCGGTCACGTTCGTCGCGTGGTACGCGATGGCCGGGGCGGTGCTGCTGCTCGCGTTCGCCGCCGCCCGTCCCACGCGGCGCCGGGTGGCACTGCTGCTGCTGGTGCTGGGCGTCGCAGGTGCACCGCTCGCGCTGCAGGTCCCCACCGCGGTCGACACGGGCCTGATCTGGCAGGGCCGCTACGCGCTGCCCGTCGCGGTGGGCGTCCCGCTGCTGGCCGCGCTCGTCGTGGGTGTCGACCGCCGCCCCGAGGGCGAGCTGCTGCGGCGCGTGGCACGCGGGGCGCTGCCGGTGGTGCTCGTGGGGCACGTCGCGGCGTTCTACTGGGCGTCGCGGCGCTACGCCGAGGGCCTCGAGGGCGACGTCCTCACGTTCCACCCCGACTGGACCTCACCGATCGGCTACCTCACCGGTACGGCGCTGTACGCGGCGGTCGTCGGTGCGCTCACGTGGCTCGCCTGGCGTTCCTACCGCCCGGTGGACGACACGCCTGCGGCACCCGGGCCCGCCTCCGCCGCCGCACGGCGCAGCACGTCCGACGCGGCCACCGCGGCCGCCGCCGCCGAGCCCGCCCCGGCCACGACGGACTGA
- a CDS encoding glycosyltransferase family 4 protein, with product MTGPVRVAMTVEQCWQPVPGGSGTYIAELTAALRTQDDVEVVGVAARHRTEEVPSPVPDVPVRHEALPRTVLYETWHRLRRPRADRAGGVDVVHATTWALPGRRVPLVVTVHDLAFLRDPGHFTARGNAFFRRALRLVVDEAARVVVPSAATRDDCVEVGLEPGRVDVVPHGVRVPQVDDAQVAAWRARTGVARPYVLWCGTLEPRKNVLRLVEAFARARGAGLEHDLVLVGPTGWGGQAERVRAALEQLPAGAVHLLGHVPTQDLHVAYAGAAAFAFPSLWEGFGMPVLEALAHGTPVLTSRGTSMAEVVEGAGPAAVLVDPRDVDALAAGLGELVGRDAAAVGVAARDVAAGYTWAHAARAHVGAYRAALGGGTA from the coding sequence GTGACGGGTCCCGTGCGGGTGGCGATGACGGTCGAGCAGTGCTGGCAGCCGGTGCCGGGCGGCTCGGGCACGTACATCGCCGAGCTGACCGCGGCCCTGCGCACCCAGGACGACGTCGAGGTCGTGGGCGTCGCGGCCCGCCACCGCACCGAGGAGGTGCCGTCGCCGGTCCCCGACGTCCCCGTCCGCCACGAGGCGCTGCCCCGCACCGTGCTCTACGAGACGTGGCACCGGCTGCGCCGGCCGCGTGCCGACCGTGCGGGCGGCGTCGACGTGGTGCACGCCACGACCTGGGCCCTCCCCGGCCGCCGCGTGCCGCTGGTGGTGACCGTGCACGACCTGGCGTTCCTGCGTGATCCCGGGCACTTCACGGCCCGGGGCAACGCGTTCTTCCGGCGTGCGCTGCGGCTCGTCGTGGACGAGGCGGCCCGGGTGGTCGTGCCGTCGGCCGCGACGCGCGACGACTGCGTCGAGGTGGGTCTCGAACCGGGCCGCGTCGACGTCGTGCCGCACGGTGTGCGCGTGCCGCAGGTCGACGACGCGCAGGTCGCCGCGTGGCGCGCACGCACGGGCGTGGCGCGGCCGTACGTGCTGTGGTGCGGCACCCTCGAGCCCCGCAAGAACGTCCTGCGGCTCGTGGAGGCGTTCGCGCGGGCGCGCGGTGCAGGGCTCGAGCACGACCTGGTGCTCGTCGGCCCCACCGGGTGGGGCGGCCAGGCCGAACGCGTGCGGGCGGCGCTCGAGCAGCTCCCGGCGGGGGCCGTGCACCTGCTCGGGCACGTCCCCACGCAGGACCTGCACGTGGCGTACGCGGGTGCGGCGGCGTTCGCGTTCCCGTCGCTGTGGGAGGGCTTCGGGATGCCCGTGCTCGAGGCGCTCGCGCACGGCACGCCGGTGCTGACGTCGCGGGGCACGTCCATGGCGGAGGTCGTCGAGGGTGCGGGGCCCGCAGCGGTGCTCGTCGACCCGCGGGACGTCGACGCGCTCGCCGCAGGGCTCGGCGAGCTCGTCGGGCGGGACGCGGCCGCCGTCGGGGTGGCGGCGCGCGACGTCGCGGCCGGGTACACGTGGGCGCACGCGGCCCGCGCGCACGTGGGTGCGTACCGCGCCGCGCTCGGAGGCGGCACGGCGTGA
- a CDS encoding glycosyltransferase family 4 protein: MRILLDATAVPADRGGVGRYLDDLLPALVRQGVDLVVVSQERDRDHLARLAPSAEVVAAPARIERRPARLVWEQVALPRLARGTRADVLHSPHYTMPLVPGVPVVVTLHDATFFSHPELHSPVKRRFFRTATRHAVRRAGALVVPSRATAREVRRHAGGAEALFHVAYHGVDTSLFHRVDGDDQARVARSLDLEGRPYVGFLGTLEPRKNVPALVRAWARSVTDLPEPPALVLAGGRGWDEQVAPTVAAVRAQHPHLVVRTPGYLPLGDLPGFLSGARVLAYPSLGEGFGLPVLEAMACGAVVLTTRELSLPEVGGEAVAYCGTDEESIARELRTLLDDAPRRERLAAAAVERAAGFDWDASARAHVAAYEAALGRRA, encoded by the coding sequence GTGCGCATCCTCCTCGACGCGACCGCCGTGCCGGCGGACCGGGGCGGCGTCGGCCGCTACCTCGACGACCTGCTCCCGGCCCTCGTGCGTCAGGGGGTCGACCTGGTCGTCGTCAGCCAGGAGCGCGACCGCGACCACCTCGCGAGGCTGGCCCCGTCCGCCGAGGTGGTCGCCGCACCGGCCCGGATCGAGCGGCGCCCCGCGCGCCTCGTGTGGGAGCAGGTCGCGCTGCCGCGCCTGGCGCGCGGCACGCGGGCCGACGTCCTGCACAGCCCGCACTACACGATGCCCCTCGTGCCCGGCGTGCCGGTGGTCGTCACGCTGCACGACGCGACGTTCTTCTCCCACCCCGAGCTCCACTCGCCGGTCAAGCGGCGGTTCTTCCGCACCGCGACGCGGCACGCGGTGCGTCGCGCCGGGGCGCTGGTCGTGCCGTCCCGGGCCACGGCGCGCGAGGTGCGCCGCCACGCCGGCGGCGCCGAGGCCCTGTTCCACGTCGCCTACCACGGCGTGGACACGTCGCTCTTCCACCGTGTGGACGGCGACGACCAGGCCCGCGTCGCGCGGTCCCTGGACCTCGAGGGGCGGCCGTACGTCGGCTTCCTCGGCACGCTCGAGCCGCGCAAGAACGTCCCGGCGCTCGTGCGGGCCTGGGCCCGGTCCGTCACCGACCTGCCGGAACCGCCTGCGCTCGTGCTCGCCGGTGGCAGGGGCTGGGACGAGCAGGTGGCGCCCACGGTCGCGGCCGTGCGGGCCCAGCACCCGCACCTCGTGGTCCGCACGCCCGGCTACCTCCCGCTGGGCGACCTGCCGGGCTTCCTCTCCGGCGCGCGCGTCCTCGCGTACCCGAGCCTCGGTGAGGGATTCGGTCTGCCGGTGCTCGAGGCGATGGCCTGCGGCGCCGTGGTCCTCACGACGCGCGAGCTCTCGCTGCCGGAGGTCGGTGGCGAGGCGGTCGCCTACTGCGGCACGGACGAGGAGTCGATCGCACGGGAGCTGCGCACGCTGCTGGACGACGCGCCGCGGCGCGAACGACTCGCGGCCGCGGCCGTGGAGCGCGCCGCCGGCTTCGACTGGGACGCCTCTGCCCGCGCCCACGTCGCGGCGTACGAGGCGGCGCTGGGCCGTCGCGCCTGA
- a CDS encoding lysylphosphatidylglycerol synthase domain-containing protein, with the protein MTPDPAAPRRRLARVARLVALAAVVVFASLFVVREREPIAAGFAGLRWELVAAAGALVVVGLAASAASWRAVLAGLGSRVPARAAARIFFLAQLGKYVPGSVWPVVAQTEMSREYHVPRARSASAALAHLLVGTVCGVVAAAVALATSSADALATYWWTIPVGVVGAAMLVPAVLNRVLGLAFRVLRRPAPEPVGGRDLLVACAWALVVWVAFGTHLWLLLLAHGLTPTPSLWLLATGAYALAWVVGFVVVVLPAGAGAREAALVLALGATVGAGDALALALVSRVLMLGGDVVLAGVAVAAARRGRQEHPLAPAP; encoded by the coding sequence GTGACCCCCGACCCTGCTGCCCCCCGCCGGCGCCTGGCCCGGGTGGCACGCCTCGTCGCCCTGGCCGCGGTCGTCGTGTTCGCCTCGCTGTTCGTCGTGCGCGAGCGGGAGCCGATCGCCGCGGGGTTCGCGGGGCTGCGCTGGGAGCTCGTCGCGGCGGCCGGTGCGCTCGTCGTGGTGGGTCTCGCGGCGTCGGCCGCGAGCTGGCGTGCCGTCCTGGCGGGCCTCGGCTCCCGGGTGCCCGCGCGAGCCGCCGCCCGGATCTTCTTCCTCGCCCAGCTCGGCAAGTACGTCCCCGGCAGCGTCTGGCCCGTGGTCGCGCAGACGGAGATGTCCCGGGAGTACCACGTCCCGAGGGCGAGGTCGGCGTCGGCCGCCCTCGCGCACCTGCTGGTCGGCACGGTCTGCGGGGTGGTCGCGGCCGCCGTCGCGCTCGCGACGTCGTCGGCCGACGCGCTGGCCACCTACTGGTGGACCATCCCGGTGGGCGTCGTCGGCGCCGCGATGCTCGTCCCGGCCGTCCTCAACCGCGTGCTCGGCCTGGCGTTCCGCGTCCTGCGCCGACCGGCGCCCGAGCCGGTCGGAGGGCGTGACCTGCTCGTGGCCTGCGCGTGGGCCCTCGTCGTGTGGGTCGCCTTCGGCACCCACCTGTGGCTGCTGCTCCTGGCGCACGGGCTGACCCCGACGCCCTCGCTGTGGCTGCTCGCGACAGGTGCGTACGCGCTGGCCTGGGTCGTGGGGTTCGTCGTGGTGGTGCTGCCGGCGGGTGCGGGGGCGCGCGAGGCAGCGCTCGTGCTGGCGCTCGGTGCGACCGTCGGCGCCGGCGACGCGCTGGCTCTCGCGCTGGTGAGCCGCGTCCTCATGCTGGGCGGTGACGTCGTCCTCGCCGGCGTGGCCGTCGCGGCGGCACGCCGTGGCCGGCAGGAGCACCCGCTCGCACCGGCCCCCTGA
- a CDS encoding glycosyltransferase family 2 protein, whose protein sequence is MTKVFIQIPCLDEEATLPDVLASIPRSIEGVDEIVVLVVDDGSSDRTVEVAREHGVTHIVRHTRNMGLARSFRDGVHYALSHGADVVVNTDGDNQYPQDRIPDLVAPVLAGEADIVIADRQTSTIAHFSPFKKLMQRVGSRVVNGAADTDLPDAASGFRAYSRAALLRLNVVTEFSYCMETIIQAGHKRLRIASVPVTTNPKTRESRLFSNIFQHMRKSASAIVRSYLMFKPWVVFATLAAVFGVAALVPMVRFLVLWVVHDEHAGNVQSLIFGAIMAVAALLAAALGVLSDLLRTNRVLLEDQLERLKDLQYRQGTPVEPDPATWSTELGDLTRPGPPAARLDRSEGAPVRSS, encoded by the coding sequence GTGACGAAGGTCTTCATCCAGATCCCGTGCCTCGACGAGGAGGCCACGCTCCCCGACGTGCTCGCGTCCATCCCGCGGTCGATCGAGGGTGTGGACGAGATCGTCGTGCTCGTCGTGGACGACGGGTCGAGCGACCGCACGGTCGAGGTCGCGCGCGAGCACGGCGTCACGCACATCGTCCGGCACACCCGCAACATGGGTCTGGCGCGCTCGTTCCGCGACGGCGTGCACTACGCGCTCTCGCACGGCGCGGACGTCGTCGTCAACACCGACGGGGACAACCAGTACCCGCAGGACCGCATCCCGGACCTCGTCGCACCTGTCCTCGCCGGCGAGGCCGACATCGTCATCGCCGACCGCCAGACGTCGACGATCGCGCACTTCTCGCCGTTCAAGAAGCTCATGCAGCGCGTCGGCAGCCGCGTCGTCAACGGCGCGGCCGACACTGACCTGCCGGACGCGGCGAGCGGCTTCCGCGCGTACTCCCGCGCGGCGCTGCTGCGGCTGAACGTCGTCACCGAGTTCAGCTACTGCATGGAGACGATCATCCAGGCGGGCCACAAGCGGCTGCGGATCGCCAGCGTGCCGGTGACCACCAACCCCAAGACGCGCGAGTCCCGGCTGTTCAGCAACATCTTCCAGCACATGCGCAAGTCCGCATCGGCGATCGTGCGCAGCTATCTGATGTTCAAGCCGTGGGTGGTCTTCGCGACGCTCGCCGCCGTGTTCGGGGTGGCCGCCCTGGTCCCGATGGTGCGCTTCCTCGTGCTGTGGGTGGTCCACGACGAGCACGCCGGCAACGTCCAGTCGCTGATCTTCGGCGCGATCATGGCCGTCGCCGCGCTGCTGGCCGCGGCGCTCGGGGTGCTCTCCGACCTGCTGCGGACCAACCGCGTGCTGCTCGAGGACCAGCTCGAGCGGCTCAAGGACCTGCAGTACCGCCAGGGCACGCCGGTGGAGCCCGATCCGGCGACGTGGTCGACGGAGCTCGGAGACCTGACGCGTCCCGGCCCGCCCGCAGCGCGGCTCGACCGCTCCGAGGGCGCGCCGGTCAGGTCGTCCTGA
- a CDS encoding glycosyltransferase family 2 protein produces MPAPDASPLVRAIVVTWNGAHLLPACLDSLDAQHLRDRTEVVVVDNASTDGTDALLAARPGATVVRAPRNLGFAGGVELGLRDVRAPFVLLLNNDATLAPDGLDALVAELTAPGHERVAAVTAKVVLRRHDAQGRTLVNSTGNVLTRWGAGVDRDWLAVDGTQSPPGDVFGFHGGAALLRTEAVRAVGGIDPWLFLYYEDTDLSWRLRAAGWTVRYVDAAVAEHAHAASSDPASALFRYYNTRNSLVVVTRHAPAGMVLRSLARQVAGTVRALARTGWDPTTRARARGLGAWLLRLPRTLRERRTTWRTAVVPRRDVAAVALSAAGSTGAAARGA; encoded by the coding sequence GTGCCGGCACCCGACGCGTCCCCCCTCGTCCGCGCGATCGTCGTGACGTGGAACGGGGCGCACCTGCTGCCGGCCTGCCTGGACTCCCTCGACGCGCAGCACCTGCGTGACCGCACGGAGGTCGTCGTCGTCGACAACGCGTCGACCGACGGCACGGACGCGCTCCTCGCCGCCCGCCCCGGCGCCACGGTGGTCCGCGCGCCGCGCAACCTGGGGTTCGCCGGCGGCGTCGAGCTGGGCCTGCGGGACGTGCGGGCGCCGTTCGTGCTGCTGCTCAACAACGACGCCACGCTGGCCCCGGACGGCCTCGACGCGCTCGTGGCCGAGCTCACCGCACCCGGCCACGAGCGGGTGGCCGCCGTGACGGCCAAGGTCGTGCTGCGGCGGCACGACGCGCAGGGCCGCACGCTCGTCAACTCCACCGGGAACGTGCTGACGCGCTGGGGAGCGGGGGTCGACCGTGACTGGCTCGCAGTCGACGGCACCCAGTCACCGCCCGGGGACGTGTTCGGCTTCCACGGCGGCGCCGCGCTGCTGCGCACCGAGGCGGTCCGCGCCGTCGGTGGCATCGACCCGTGGCTGTTCCTCTACTACGAGGACACGGACCTGTCGTGGCGGCTGCGCGCCGCGGGGTGGACCGTGCGCTACGTGGACGCCGCGGTCGCCGAGCACGCGCACGCCGCGAGCTCGGACCCGGCGTCGGCACTGTTCCGGTACTACAACACCCGCAACTCGCTGGTCGTCGTGACCCGTCACGCCCCCGCAGGCATGGTCCTGCGCTCGCTCGCCCGCCAGGTGGCCGGCACGGTGCGCGCGCTCGCCCGCACGGGCTGGGACCCCACCACACGGGCGCGCGCCCGTGGCCTGGGCGCGTGGCTGCTGCGACTGCCGCGCACCCTGCGCGAGCGGCGCACCACGTGGCGCACCGCGGTCGTGCCCCGCCGCGACGTCGCCGCGGTGGCGCTCAGCGCAGCGGGATCCACAGGAGCGGCTGCCCGGGGGGCGTGA